A stretch of DNA from Parabacteroides pacaensis:
TAAAGAACGAAGTGTTTCTTTCTATGCAAAAAAATTAGGAATTACGCCCCAGCACTTAAGCAGTACGATCAGGCAAATATCAGGAAGAAAGGTTTCTGATATTATTACCCGTTATGTAATAACTGATGCGAAAGCGCAACTAAAATCTACCGGAGCTTCTATTCAAGAAATTGCTTATTCTTTGAATTTCCCCAATGTTTCATTCTTCGGAAAATATTTTAAACGGGCAGTAGGAGTAAGCCCCCAACAGTACAGGAACAGCTAGATGATGACGGTAGCCAGTGAGGTAGGAAAGATATAGGTCTTGCTTACCTACCCCTGTCATCCCGCGCTTGACGCGGGATCTCCGCTCGCTAAAGCCAACTCGTGATGTTGAGAGATGGCAGACTAAGTCTGCCGTGACAGTTTTGGCAAAGGTCACCCTTTGGTAAATTTGTCATTGGTAGTGCCCATGCCTTTTAAACAAGGAAAATAAATCTATTATGACAAATGCTAAAGCTAATTCGTCATTGGTATTCTTCATTCTTTTAAGGCAAATAAATTAGTAATGACAAACCTTTTCTCTGAAGCCCATTCGTTCCTCCCTGTCATGGCGGGCGGCGACCCGCCATCTCCCGGCGCTACAAGCTGTCTTTCTGTCAATCCGGGTATGATCCGAAATTTTCTAGCACTAAAGTAACCTTTTGTTTATCGGAGATCCCGCGTCAAGCGCGGGATGACAGAGGTAGGGGAAGGTACTCTTTTATTGAAGGAATATATCATGAGATAAATAAGAAATGGATGTTATCTGGAGATCAATACTTTATCTGCAAATAGATGTATATTATCAGCAAAAAAAGTGTATATGGCTAAAGCGTTTAAGCAATATTTTTGCGTATGAATTAAGAAAGCAATTTAGAAAGTAATTAACTGATGTTTAATACTAAATTGAAAATTTGCATGAAAAAAAAGATTTATTTGCAGCATTGGATGCTAAAGGTGATTTGTTGGTTGTTATTAGGAGGATATGCCAATGGAATACATTCCCAACCTAGTTTGGAACGTCAGCAAAATGAAAAAAGACAGTTAAATGTCCGGGTGGTAACAGGAAAAGTTACGGATGCTTCCGGTGAACCTTTACTCGGTGTAAATGTAACCCAACAGGGAACTACTAGCGGTTCAATTACGGATATCAATGGAAAATATTCGGTAAAGGTGACAGGTACCCGTGTTGTACTTGTATTTTCCTATATCGGTTACTTGACACAAAAGATGGAAGTTTCCGGTAAAGATGTGATTGATTTAATTATGCAGGAAAATGCAGAAAACTTGGAAGAAGTTGTGGTTATAGGGTATGGTACAGCTAAAAAAAGGGACCTCACCGGATCTATTTCCAGTGTAAAAACCGAAAAATTAGAAACGGAGTCGCCCCGTTCCGTCCAAGACTTACTTCGTTCGAATGTAGCAGGGCTTGCTGTTACTCTCCCTACAGATGCTGCAGGTACGGCTAATTTTCAAATACGGGGGAAAAACACATTAACGGCAAACTCTTCTCCGCTTCTGGTATTGGATGGTGCTATTTTTGAAGGAGCATTTCAAGATGTCAATCCTAATGATATTCAGACGATAGATATATTGAAAGATGCAAGCTCCGCAGCCGTTTATGGTGCAAAAGCGGCCAGCGGGGTAATCGTAATTACAACGAAAAAAGGGAAAAAAGGCAAACCTTCTATTACATTCAATACAAATATAGGGTTTGTACAAACAATCAGATTGCCCAAGACGTTGAATGGTGCCGGTTTTATCCGTTTTCGTCAGGATTATGAAAAAGGGAAAACTACAAGTGCGGAAATGGAAAAATTTCCGGAAAAATTTACCGATCCACGTATGTTAGAAAATACGGGTGTCGATCCGTTAACCTGGTACAATTATACTCAGAATACACCGGTAACTACCCTTCCTTCGGAAGAAAGGATGATAGAAGCCTGGTTAACCCGTTTGGAATTGTCGGACCCGGAAATCCGGAATTATTTAGCCGGAAAAGAAACGAATTGGGATGATCTCGTTTTCCAGAATGGTTTTCAACAGGATTATACGGCAAGCATATCTAATAGGACCGACAATATGTCTTATTATTGGTCTTTGGGATATGCAGACCGGGAGGGTGTGAAAGCGGGTGATCGTTTTAAGAATTTCCGGACACGTCTGAATTTGGAATCCAAAGTAACGAGCTTCTTAACTGTTGGTTTAAACACCTTCTTTTCTACACGAGACGGCAGTGCATTAGTTGCCGAGGTTTCTGCAAGAGAAAGGATTTCTCCTTGGGGTTCCAATAATATAGATGATCCGGATAGTGAATACCGGCAGTATCCGACCGGTAGTACGGTTGCTAAAAATCCTTTTTTTGACAATTTATACCGAGATAAACGCAATATAACGAATACATTAAATGCTAACCTATATGCACAGTTATTTTTGCCCTTCGGTATTGAATATCAATTGAATTTTACACCGTATTACGAATGGAATGAGGATTATCTTCATGAATCTTCGGAAAATCCGGAATGGAAAGCCAAAGGGGGAGCTTCACACCGGATAACAAAGAAAAACTATAAATGGCAAATAGATAATATTTTACGTTGGAAGAAAGAGTTTAATAAAATTCATAAGATGGAATTAACATTACTGGCTAATGCTGAAAAAGGGCAATATTGGGAAACTACCGCTAAAAATTCCGCTTATTTTCCAAGTGATATTTTAAGTTATCATTCTATACAATCCGGAACGATTCCTTTGGTTTCGAGTAACGATACTTACCGGACAGGGGATGCTTTGATGGCACGTGCTTTTTATTCGTTTAAAGGCCGTTATATGGCAACAGCTTCCATTCGGAGAGACGGGTATTCTGCGTTCGGCCAGATGCATCCACGGGCAACTTTCCCTGCTGTTGCACTGGGATGGGTATTTAGTTCGGAAAAATTTATGAAGCCGGTTGAAAGCTGGTTGAACTACGGTAAGTTACGCTTTTCCTGGGGATCGAACGGTAACCGTGATATCGGCCAATACCGAGCTTTGGCGGATATGAAGTCTGCTACACATCCCTATGCGGAAAACGGGAACTTTTTTCTTACGACTTATCTGTATGTGAACCGGATGGCTAATAGAGCTTTAAAATGGGAACGTACGGCTTCTTATAATGTAGGTTTGGATTTTTCTTTGTTTAATGACTTGGTAAATGGCTCCTTGGAAACTTATGTTTCCGAAACTAATGATTTATTAGTAGAGCGCTCGTTGCCTCAGATTACCGGTTTCGATAGAGTGATGTCTAATTTAGGAAAACTTCGGAATAAAGGCTTTGAGTTATCTTTAAATGCCTATATTATCAACAATAAAAACTTTGCATGGAATACAGCCGGCACATTTTCATTGAATCGTCGTAAAATAAAGAAATTGTATGGGGAGATGGTAGATGTACTAGATGAAAACGGAAATGTGATAGGGCAGAAAGAAGCAGATGATGCCAAGAACAATTGGTTTATCGGTCAGGATCCGGATCGTATATGGGCTTATGAACGTGATGGGGTATGGCAAATAGGTGAAGAGGAAGAAGCTGCTAAGTATGGACTTCAACCCGGAGATTTCCGTTATATAGACCAGGATAAAGACGGGGTATTGACCGATAAGGATAAAATATTCCAAGGATATACTACCCCCCGTTTCCGTTGGTCATTGAAAAATGAGTTCACGTTCTATAAAAATCTTAGTTTATCTTGTATGTTATATTCTTGCATAGGACACTACGGCACATATAACCGGGCTGCAACAAGCCTGTCGAATGCAGAACGTAGTACTTGGTTTGATATCCCTTATTGGACTCCGGAAAATCCTTTGGAAGATTACGGACGTATCGGTTCTAGAAATGTAGGAAACAATTATGTAAACAAATCGTTTGTGCGTTTGGAAAATATTACTGTTTCTTATAATGTACCTAAGTCTTTTTTAAGTAGGTTTTCTATACAAAACATGCGTTTTTCTTTGAGTGTGCGTAATGCTGCTATCTTCTGTCCGGGGTTTGAATTCGGGGATCCGGAAGGAGAAGATATTACTCCGAGAACGTTTAATTTAGGTATTAATTTTACTTTGTAAATAAAAATCTGACATGAATATGAAAAATATAAAATTACATTGCCGTGTAATGATTGGATTATTTGCCGGCTTTTGGGTATTAACAAGTTGTAGCGAATCGTGGTTGGAACCGAAGCCGCTTTCATTTTATACGCCGGAAAATACTTATATAGACGCGGCAGGTTTCTACTCTGCATTGGCTACTTGTGAACGGTTGATGAGACATGAATATTTCGGTGACGGAGCCGATATTCTAACGGAAATGATTTTATCGGATTTGGCGGTTGAAGGAACGACCGATAAGGCCGGACCCCAAATGAATATAGATGTGAGTTTGTTACCGGATGCAAATTTAAATAGTGTGGACAGAACAAAGGTGGGAAACTATTGGAAAGAAGGTTTTAATGGCGTTAAATATGCGAATGTGGTGATTACACGGATTGATGATGCGAAATATAAAGATGAGGCGGAACGGAACGGTGTGTTGGGGACTGCTTATTTTCACCGGGCTTATCATTATTACAAACTAACTCATCAATTCGGAGATGTTCCATTTTTGGACGGAGAGGTAAATACGCCGCAGTATAATTATTATTCACATGATCGCTGGTCTATATTAAAAAGGTTGAAATCGGATATGGAATTTGCTTATAAATGGGTGCCTCCTACCACTGTGCAAGGAAAGACTACCCATGAAGCATGTGGTGTTTTATTAATGAAAATATGTATGTGTCTTTGTGAATTTGACCGTGCAATAGAGGTTGGAAAAGAGATTGTAGCGAAACATCCTTTGATGAAAAACCGTTTTTCGTCGAATAAAAATAAAGCAAACACCAATCTGATGCATGATTTGCATAGTGTTGAAGGAAAATTGGATGCTGCTAATACAGAGGGTTTGATGTATGTTATGGCTTATCCGGAAATAGAGGGTTCTAATACGATACAAACGATGCGTAACGGGGTTCCTTATTGGGAAAGCAAAGCTATTTTAACACCGGACGGAAAATCGGGAACAGCTAAGTTTGTAGCATCCAATGAAAAAGATCCTGCTTTGGATAATAACGCTAATTATGGTCGTGGCATCGGGCGGTTACGTCCTACAAGCTATTATCAGTACAAAATATGGAGGACCGGAAAAGAAGATACCGATTTGCGCGGACGTTATAACAGGGATAGCTGGAAACGAATGGAAGATTTGTATTACAATAATCCGTCGTTAAAAGGCAAGTCGGAATGGTATGGGAAACATTTGGTCAGACCGGTAAACTTGTCTGTTAACGATTCGATCCGGAGTTGGTATTCATGGCCTCATTACAAATTGTTTGTGCCGGATCCTCTTAATACGGAAAAGAAAGGTGGGGAAACACCTTGGTATATA
This window harbors:
- a CDS encoding RagB/SusD family nutrient uptake outer membrane protein, whose amino-acid sequence is MKNIKLHCRVMIGLFAGFWVLTSCSESWLEPKPLSFYTPENTYIDAAGFYSALATCERLMRHEYFGDGADILTEMILSDLAVEGTTDKAGPQMNIDVSLLPDANLNSVDRTKVGNYWKEGFNGVKYANVVITRIDDAKYKDEAERNGVLGTAYFHRAYHYYKLTHQFGDVPFLDGEVNTPQYNYYSHDRWSILKRLKSDMEFAYKWVPPTTVQGKTTHEACGVLLMKICMCLCEFDRAIEVGKEIVAKHPLMKNRFSSNKNKANTNLMHDLHSVEGKLDAANTEGLMYVMAYPEIEGSNTIQTMRNGVPYWESKAILTPDGKSGTAKFVASNEKDPALDNNANYGRGIGRLRPTSYYQYKIWRTGKEDTDLRGRYNRDSWKRMEDLYYNNPSLKGKSEWYGKHLVRPVNLSVNDSIRSWYSWPHYKLFVPDPLNTEKKGGETPWYIYRSAEVYLMLAECYYWTDQLGSAANALNEVRTRAGASPVTASEVTIGEILDERARELYYEEKRHVELTRVAYTYAKTGKACEVFGGRVYKMDNFSGPGGTGSNVKKEGYNFYYDWVITQNNFYNKGVVTKFAEYKLSVHHVLWPIPASAINSNVQGVINQNIGYPGAENNVKPLELPTESMVE
- a CDS encoding SusC/RagA family TonB-linked outer membrane protein translates to MKKKIYLQHWMLKVICWLLLGGYANGIHSQPSLERQQNEKRQLNVRVVTGKVTDASGEPLLGVNVTQQGTTSGSITDINGKYSVKVTGTRVVLVFSYIGYLTQKMEVSGKDVIDLIMQENAENLEEVVVIGYGTAKKRDLTGSISSVKTEKLETESPRSVQDLLRSNVAGLAVTLPTDAAGTANFQIRGKNTLTANSSPLLVLDGAIFEGAFQDVNPNDIQTIDILKDASSAAVYGAKAASGVIVITTKKGKKGKPSITFNTNIGFVQTIRLPKTLNGAGFIRFRQDYEKGKTTSAEMEKFPEKFTDPRMLENTGVDPLTWYNYTQNTPVTTLPSEERMIEAWLTRLELSDPEIRNYLAGKETNWDDLVFQNGFQQDYTASISNRTDNMSYYWSLGYADREGVKAGDRFKNFRTRLNLESKVTSFLTVGLNTFFSTRDGSALVAEVSARERISPWGSNNIDDPDSEYRQYPTGSTVAKNPFFDNLYRDKRNITNTLNANLYAQLFLPFGIEYQLNFTPYYEWNEDYLHESSENPEWKAKGGASHRITKKNYKWQIDNILRWKKEFNKIHKMELTLLANAEKGQYWETTAKNSAYFPSDILSYHSIQSGTIPLVSSNDTYRTGDALMARAFYSFKGRYMATASIRRDGYSAFGQMHPRATFPAVALGWVFSSEKFMKPVESWLNYGKLRFSWGSNGNRDIGQYRALADMKSATHPYAENGNFFLTTYLYVNRMANRALKWERTASYNVGLDFSLFNDLVNGSLETYVSETNDLLVERSLPQITGFDRVMSNLGKLRNKGFELSLNAYIINNKNFAWNTAGTFSLNRRKIKKLYGEMVDVLDENGNVIGQKEADDAKNNWFIGQDPDRIWAYERDGVWQIGEEEEAAKYGLQPGDFRYIDQDKDGVLTDKDKIFQGYTTPRFRWSLKNEFTFYKNLSLSCMLYSCIGHYGTYNRAATSLSNAERSTWFDIPYWTPENPLEDYGRIGSRNVGNNYVNKSFVRLENITVSYNVPKSFLSRFSIQNMRFSLSVRNAAIFCPGFEFGDPEGEDITPRTFNLGINFTL